From Chaetodon auriga isolate fChaAug3 chromosome 10, fChaAug3.hap1, whole genome shotgun sequence, a single genomic window includes:
- the LOC143327257 gene encoding zinc finger BED domain-containing protein 4 has product MASVSKVSILDYFNIVFEGENGKIESNCKACGTRIQAKRSVTSNFVTHLKRKHQAMYDDFVKRKDMKREGYSFGSLHSFTANGGNTRYTLPISTGVGGGGAAGGAGGTGSLEGGVGGGSGGGVTKFDRHDPRQVLISEAIAKMIVRDLQPVSIVENQGFRELLQLLEPRYTPERQHYIQSQLLPAYAYQAQLATRQALASTHALSLSLDLWRGLTGATSGYLGVTCHFLTSDWQMRSALLACLPLTGGSSGNRVLSDFDEVCHSHGVSGRAFRVVADPFLATTTVKPCGLPGFMVSPPLTNGQNEDDEEEVGNGNSVEEGIRNGHGDSGEEGEWEDLWEQGLGVCRVDCFSRSLEQCVSEGLHSCPQLSSTLAKAACFYNYITSAVPPEKLTQVFDGPGLIMGGPGNTPLTARDWAAQLKVLRRLLDSVEFLEEMSGPGELALGGSERALLRELTDTLEPFTEAWDMVHGDRQADMQTDRHVSISLALPCVLGLRKHLSETSTPLCPSLLVGLSQALESQLAPILEDPLYITATTLDPQFKLTWSSNPDWHRQVLLEELSKHSTASSPIDPNTDLHPQSQTPPAPAPSPVSSLSRPCKLFSFIKQRPATQAKSLEQELAIYLREEPTDEEALHYWRRKAIDFPLLAQVAKRAFTIPACGTVVESIFTSAGRCLRPERGRILPKNLETLIYLKANYKLLWT; this is encoded by the exons ATGGCGTCAGTTTCGAAGGTGTCTATTCTGGATTACTTTAATATTGTGTTTGAAGGTGAAAATGGCAAAATCGAGTCCAACTGCAAGGCTTGTGGCACCAGAATTCAGGCGAAGCGGAGTGTCACGTCCAACTTCGTAACGCATCTCAAG CGGAAGCACCAGGCTATGTATGATGACTTTGTGAAAAGGAAGGATATGAAGAGAGAGGGCTATTCCTTCGGCTCCCTGCATAGTTTCACTGCCAATGGAGGGAATACCCGCTACACTCTCCCCATCAGTACcggagtgggaggaggaggagcagcaggaggtgcaggaggaacGGGATCTCTCgagggaggagtaggaggaggctCTGGAGGAGGGGTGACCAAGTTTGACAGACATGACCCGCGTCAG GTTCTCATCTCTGAGGCTATAGCCAAGATGATCGTGCGTGATCTGCAGCCAGTGTCCATAGTGGAAAATCAAGGCTtcagggagctgctgcagctcctggagCCGCGGTACACTCCTGAGCGCCAGCACTACATCCAGAGCCAGCTCCTCCCCGCCTACGCCTACCAGGCCCAGCTAGCAACCCGTCAGGCCCTGGCCTCGACACACGCCCTCAGTCTCAGCCTGGATCTCTGGAGGGGCTTAACTGGAGCCACTTCAGG GTACCTCGGTGTCACCTGCCACTTTCTCACGTCTGATTGGCAGATGCGTTCAGCTCTCCTGGCGTGCCTGCCCCTGACAGGTGGCAGCTCTGGGAATCGCGTGCTTTCCGATTTCGATGAAGTGTGTCACTCTCATGGCGTATCAGGGAGAGCGTTTCGTGTTGTTGCGGACCCTTTCCTGGCGACAACAACAGTAAAGCCATGTGGTCTTCCTGGTTTCATGGTTTCACCTCCTCTCACTAACGGGCAAAacgaagatgatgaagaagaggttGGCAATGGTAACAGCGTGGAGGAAGGTATCAGGAATGGCCATGGCGAcagtggagaggaaggagaatgGGAGGACTTGTGGGAGCAGGGTCTGGGTGTCTGTCGGGTGGACTGTTTCTCTCGCTCCCTTgagcagtgtgtcagtgagggGTTGCACTCCTGTCCACAGCTCTCCTCCACGCTGGCCAAGGCTGCGTGTTTCTACAACTACATTACCTCTGCTGTCCCACCTGAGAAACTTACTCAGGTGTTTGATGGTCCTGGGCTGATCATGGGGGGACCAGGAAATACCCCTCTTACAGCAAGAGACTGGGCTGCTCAGCTTAAG GTGCTTCGGCGCCTGCTGGACTCAGTGGAGTTCCTGGAGGAGATGAGTGGTCCGGGGGAGCTGGCACTGGGTGGATCAGAGAGAGCCCTGCTGAGGGAGCTCACTGACACCTTGGAGCCCTTCACTGAGGCCTGGGACATGGTGCAtggggacagacaggcagacatgcagacagacagacatgtgtCCATCAGCCTGGCTCTGCCGTGTGTTCTGGGCCTCCGTAAGCATCTCTCAGAGACGTCAACccctctctgcccctctctccTGGTGGGCCTCAGCCAGGCTTTAGAGAGTCAGCTGGCCCCTATCCTGGAGGACCCCCTTTACATCACTGCCACCACTCTGGACCCCCAGTTCAAGCTCACATGGAGCAGCAACCCTGACTGGCACAGACAAGTTCTCCTAGAGGAGCTATCCAAACATTCCACAGCCTCCAGCCCCATAGACCCCAACACAGACCTACATCCTCAATCCCAGACCCCTCCTGCCCCGGCTCCATCGCCTGTCTCCTCACTTTCTCGGCCCTGTAAGCTCTTCTCCTTCATCAAGCAGAGACCCGCAACACAGGCCAAGAGCCTAGAGCAGGAGTTGGCTATCTACCTACGTGAGGAGCCCACAGACGAGGAAGCTTTACATTACTGGCGGCGTAAAGCAATTGACTTTCCTCTACTCGCCCAGGTGGCCAAAAGAGCGTTCACCATACCTGCTTGTGGCACTGTGGTGGAAAGCATTTTCACTAGTGCTGGGCGCTGCCTGCGGCCAGAGAGAGGCCGCATCTTACCAAAGAACCTGGAGACGCTCATCTACCTCAAAGCCAACTACAAATTATTATGGACTTAA
- the vma22 gene encoding vacuolar ATPase assembly protein VMA22, whose product MGVSELEESSLLLDERLLRFMDQLELLEEKRATLNSLIEQGWFSMSKARYSMGNKQVSALQYASEIEPLVCVHARTLENGEVDFCTERVKEKCCNEDGKDARSIEDIGPQEEGIRRRIKPNKDITEKEANKEASSEKAPEVTPVRKSEQNPQQDPLKWFGILVPQSLKQAQSSFRQVIELSAEIAALQTAVLNTREELKHSMKDKHVLQEKTTAAHKVAD is encoded by the exons ATGGGTGTATCAGAATTGGAGGAATCTTCTCTGTTACTGGACGAAAGGCTGCTCCGTTTCATGGATCAGCTGGAGTTACTGGAGGAGAAACGAGCCACTCTCAACTCTCTCATAGAGCAG GGATGGTTTTCCATGTCTAAGGCTCGATATTCTATGGGAAACAAACAAGTCTCTGCGCTTCAGTATGCGAGTGAGATAGAGCCACTGGTCTGTGTTCATGCTCG AACACTGGAAAATGGTGAGGTGGATTTCTGCACAGAGAGGGTCAAAGAAAAGTGTTGTAATGAAGATGGAAAAGATGCGAGGTCAATAGAGGATATTGGACCTCAAGAAGAAG GTATCAGGAGAAGAATCAAACCAAATAAGGATATTACAGAGAAGGAGGCAAATAAAGAAGCAAGTAGTGAGAAAGCTCCTGAAGTAACTCCAGTCAGGAAAAGTGAACAGAATCCTCAGCAAGATCCTCTGAAGTGGTTTGGGATTCTGGTGCCACAGTCTCTAAAACAAGCACAGTCGTCATTCAGGCAAG TAATAGAGCTGTCAGCTGAGATTGCAGCCCTTCAGACTGCAGTGTTGAACaccagagaggagctgaagcaCAGCATGAAAGACAAACACGTTCTCCAGGAgaaaaccacagcagcacacaagGTGGCAGACTAA
- the ebp gene encoding 3-beta-hydroxysteroid-Delta(8),Delta(7)-isomerase, translated as MDATSATGILHPYWPRDLFIPTYVANDRSMSEILAFLFSVSGVFLLVTWLITGRSAATGRLGTWRRLAVCWFAICGFIHGVIEAWFSLYYDIIPGDQSFLSQLWKEYSKGDSRYVIADNFTVCMETVTALLWGPFSFWAVFAFLTNKPYRFVLQLIISLGQLYGVVLYFFTEHRDGYAHSELGHPVYFWFYFVFMNVLWIVIPLVLIVDAWRQLSAAQAHTDNTKPNKSKRK; from the exons ATGGATGCCACATCAGCAACTGGGATTCTTCATCCCTACTGGCCACGGGATCTTTTTATTCCCACCTATGTCGCCAATGACCGATCTATGTCAGAGATTCTGgccttcctgttttctgtgtctgggGTGTTTCTGCTTGTCACCTGGCTGATCACCGGCCGGTCAGCAGCCACCGGCAGGCTGGGGACATGGAGGCGCCTGGCTGTGTGCTGGTTTGCCATATGTGGCTTCATCCATGGTGTCATTGAGGCCTGGTTCTCACTGTATTATGATATTATTCCGGGAGACCAGAGCTTTCTGTCACAACTCT GGAAGGAATACTCCAAAGGAGACAGTAGATATGTGAT AGCGGATAACTTCACTGTCTGTATGGAGACTGTGACTGCACTGTTATGGGGACCTTTCAGCTTTTGGGCTGTGTTTGCCTTCTTAACTAACAAGCCCTACAGATTTGTTCTCCAACTCATCATTTCATTAG GTCAGCTGTACGGAGTGGTGCTTTACTTCTTCACAGAGCACAGAGATGGTTATGCTCACAGTGAGTTGGGACACCCAGTCTACTTCTGGTTCTACTTTGTCTTCATGAATGTTTTGTGGATCGTCATCCCACTGGTGCTCATTGTGGACGCATGGAGACAGCTGTCAGCAGCCcaggcacacactgacaacacaaaGCCAAACAAGTCGAAGAGGAAGTGA
- the fkbpl gene encoding FK506-binding protein-like isoform X1, with amino-acid sequence MSDLCMRDGWMDHTLETLHSNGDHDGVDVMSWVSVCPRGLWKVQQKRTGQGSPQTVCNTGDDAACSSSYRPRLGSLCQVRVRLKGDLNEAESLVSEKGNEKLSVQPDQSVTEVAEDVATAFPRCQDTVLQVPLGDWTTLRLGEGQCDITEACVEGMRAGEKCEIQISPVGIGPDVPLPHSAEENLPLCATVELKAFTPGKESWEMCPGEKWEWVKLHKERGGGRFRSGDVWGAADSYSRALKLLITLYGHIKEVKNKGQEQDVEEQRDINTANKTQHLPSATEFKTTKAELHSNLSLCQLKLNQPEQAKASAAKATQLEPGGAKAWYRLGQACQMVNELEEAKQAFRKLLEIQPESAAALKALKNIASREKETNTQLGLRLSKMFS; translated from the exons ATGTCAGACTTGTGTATGAG ggatgggtggatggatcacactttagaaacactACATAGTAATGGTGATCATGATGGCGTTGATGTCATGTCCTGGGTGTCAGTGTGTCCCAGAGGCCTCTGGAAAGTCCAGCAAAAGCGAACAGGCCAGGGGAGTCCACAGACTGTGTGTAACACTGGAGATGATGCTG CATGTTCATCCAGTTACCGTCCAAGATTGGGTTCACTGTGTCAAGTCCGAGTGCGACTCAAAGGTGACTTGAATGAGGCAGAGAGTTTAGTATCTGAAAAGGGAAATGAGAAACTGTCCGTTCAGCCAGACCAGTCAGTCACTGAGGTTGCAGAGGATGTGGCCACAGCCTTCCCAAGATGTCAGGACACTGTGCTGCAGGTCCCACTGGGTGACTGGACAACACTGAGGCTAGGGGAGGGTCAGTGCGACATCACAGAGGCATGTGTGGAGGGgatgagagcaggagagaagtgTGAG ATTCAGATTTCTCCCGTGGGAATTGGACCAGATGTTCCTCTTCCCCATTCAGCTGAGGAAAACCTGCCTTTGTGTGCAACAGTTGAACTCAAAGCTTTCACACCAGGCAAGGAATCCTGGGAGATGTGTCCGGGTGAAAAGTGGGAGTGGGTGAAGTTGCACAaagagaggggtggagggagatTCAGGAGTGGGGATGTGTGGGGAGCAGCAGACAGCTACAGTCGGGCCCTCAAGCTTCTCATCACTCTCTATGGCCACATTAAAGAGGTGAAGAACAAGGGACAAGAGCAagatgtggaggagcagagagacataAACACTGCTAATAAAACGCAGCACCTGCCTTCAGCTACTGAATTCAAAACCACTAAAGCAGAGCTCCACTCAAACCTATCCTTGTGCCAGCTCAAACTGAACCAACCAGAGCAGGCTAAGGCCAGTGCAGCTAAAGCTACTCAGCTGGAACCTGGTGGGGCTAAAGCCTGGTACCGGTTGGGCCAAGCTTGCCAGATGGTgaatgagctggaggaggccaagCAGGCATTTAGGAAACTGCTGGAGATACAGCCAGAATCGGCTGCTGCGTTGAAGGCACTTAAAAACATAGCAagtagagagaaagagacaaacacacagttggGACTTAGACTCAGCAAAATGTTCAGCTGA
- the fkbpl gene encoding FK506-binding protein-like isoform X2 — MDHTLETLHSNGDHDGVDVMSWVSVCPRGLWKVQQKRTGQGSPQTVCNTGDDAACSSSYRPRLGSLCQVRVRLKGDLNEAESLVSEKGNEKLSVQPDQSVTEVAEDVATAFPRCQDTVLQVPLGDWTTLRLGEGQCDITEACVEGMRAGEKCEIQISPVGIGPDVPLPHSAEENLPLCATVELKAFTPGKESWEMCPGEKWEWVKLHKERGGGRFRSGDVWGAADSYSRALKLLITLYGHIKEVKNKGQEQDVEEQRDINTANKTQHLPSATEFKTTKAELHSNLSLCQLKLNQPEQAKASAAKATQLEPGGAKAWYRLGQACQMVNELEEAKQAFRKLLEIQPESAAALKALKNIASREKETNTQLGLRLSKMFS, encoded by the exons atggatcacactttagaaacactACATAGTAATGGTGATCATGATGGCGTTGATGTCATGTCCTGGGTGTCAGTGTGTCCCAGAGGCCTCTGGAAAGTCCAGCAAAAGCGAACAGGCCAGGGGAGTCCACAGACTGTGTGTAACACTGGAGATGATGCTG CATGTTCATCCAGTTACCGTCCAAGATTGGGTTCACTGTGTCAAGTCCGAGTGCGACTCAAAGGTGACTTGAATGAGGCAGAGAGTTTAGTATCTGAAAAGGGAAATGAGAAACTGTCCGTTCAGCCAGACCAGTCAGTCACTGAGGTTGCAGAGGATGTGGCCACAGCCTTCCCAAGATGTCAGGACACTGTGCTGCAGGTCCCACTGGGTGACTGGACAACACTGAGGCTAGGGGAGGGTCAGTGCGACATCACAGAGGCATGTGTGGAGGGgatgagagcaggagagaagtgTGAG ATTCAGATTTCTCCCGTGGGAATTGGACCAGATGTTCCTCTTCCCCATTCAGCTGAGGAAAACCTGCCTTTGTGTGCAACAGTTGAACTCAAAGCTTTCACACCAGGCAAGGAATCCTGGGAGATGTGTCCGGGTGAAAAGTGGGAGTGGGTGAAGTTGCACAaagagaggggtggagggagatTCAGGAGTGGGGATGTGTGGGGAGCAGCAGACAGCTACAGTCGGGCCCTCAAGCTTCTCATCACTCTCTATGGCCACATTAAAGAGGTGAAGAACAAGGGACAAGAGCAagatgtggaggagcagagagacataAACACTGCTAATAAAACGCAGCACCTGCCTTCAGCTACTGAATTCAAAACCACTAAAGCAGAGCTCCACTCAAACCTATCCTTGTGCCAGCTCAAACTGAACCAACCAGAGCAGGCTAAGGCCAGTGCAGCTAAAGCTACTCAGCTGGAACCTGGTGGGGCTAAAGCCTGGTACCGGTTGGGCCAAGCTTGCCAGATGGTgaatgagctggaggaggccaagCAGGCATTTAGGAAACTGCTGGAGATACAGCCAGAATCGGCTGCTGCGTTGAAGGCACTTAAAAACATAGCAagtagagagaaagagacaaacacacagttggGACTTAGACTCAGCAAAATGTTCAGCTGA